GAGGAACTATGGGCTTCAAGAAAATGAAAACTAATCTCACCTTTACCGATCTTTCTCTTTTTGCTTCCATTGAAAAGAACAGGGCCATCAAAAGAATGGAGCACATCAGCGCCATCGTGAATTGGTCCAGAATTGATAATCTGCGCATGGAAAACTATCCCGTCGGCAAAAGTGCCGATGGCAGCGAAGCCTACCCGCCACTGATACTTATGAAATGCCTCCTGATCCAGCAGTGGTTCAACCCCAGTTGAATATTGACAGGTTCAACGGGGTAAAGATCGATTCCGACCCCGAACTGGAAACTCAGATTTACCCAGTGAAATAAGATTTGAAGATACTATAAAAGATAACAAATCTTTGCCTTTCAGGCAATTTCACCGGGTGAACCCAGTGAAATAAGATTTGAGCCGCTTCTTTAAAAACATCCTTCCATAATAAGTTTTCAAGTACTTTTCTCGCTTTGTCGCATCCTGCATGTTTACACAAGCTTCGTAATATATTAATCGCAGAGGTCTTCTTTCTCTTGTTGAATCAACCAAACCTTTTTCATGTTGCTCAAATCTTTGTTTGAGATCTGCGGTATATCCCACATAAAAGTTACCATCTTTTTCACTTTGTAATACATACGTGTAATACATCAATGCTCAAACAATTTCACCGGGTGAATGATCGGATCTCCTTTAAGAAATTCCTGGGGCTTTCTCTCGATGATCCCGCTCCTGATCATTCAACCTTCTCCCGATTCAGAGGCAGATTCTCCAAAGATACCATGCGCATGATCAACAATGAACTCCTTAACCAGTTCGCCTCCAAGGGCTTAACAATTAACGAGGGCATAGCCATTGACGCCCGCCTTGTTCAGTCGGCCAGCCATCCCATAACCAAAGAGAAGCTGAAAAAAGAAAAACAGAAACGAGAAACAACCTCGGGTAAACTGGACAAAAACGGAAGCACCCTTAAGTTCTCCAGGGATCTCGAATCGGATTGGACGGTTAAGAATGATAAACCTCACTATGGTCTGAAGGAACATGCCCCAGTTAAATAGTCTTCGAATTTAACGGGGTAAACCTCGGTCGATACCCGCTATGGATTTGTTCTTGCTACTGAGATAACCCCGGCCTCTCACCATGACAGTCCTTATCTCCCTCTTTGTGTTGCCGGCAGTTGTCATACGAAGAGCCCCATCAAAAAGGTGTATGCCGATAAAGGATACTGTGGAAAACCAAACAGAGATTTTCTTCATAGCAACCATATTGAAGATGGCATCATGCGAAAGGACACGACCACGGCAAAGCTGACAGACTACGAGAAAGAGCGAAACAAAAAGATCTCGAAGAAGCGGTATATTGTCGAACAGTATTTTGGTATCTCTCATCTTCACAATAATGCCTTTAGGGCCAGGTTCCCGAGGTTGATCAAGAATGCCATTGACGCGATGTTCCGGCAGATGGCTTTCAATCTCCTCCGAGGAATCAGGGTGGTACCAGCATGAGAAAACAGGGGGGGCATAACAGTACCCCGGGGCGGCCTACGCTGCCCTGAAATTGACTTGTGGTGGAGGTAAGATGGACTCATCATAACAAAAATATCATCTCCGGCCCGTACTATCGGCCGAACCTTGAATATGGATTCCTAAAAAATCGGACTCAAGACCGGGTTGGTGAAAAATAGTCGTAACAGCTAGGATAAGCGAGAAATATAAAATGTAAAATTTTGGTTGCTCTCATACAGTTAAGCTAAGAAGAGGTCTTTAAATTTTCCCGA
This portion of the Syntrophales bacterium genome encodes:
- a CDS encoding transposase, with product MHTCNTSMLKQFHRVNDRISFKKFLGLSLDDPAPDHSTFSRFRGRFSKDTMRMINNELLNQFASKGLTINEGIAIDARLVQSASHPITKEKLKKEKQKRETTSGKLDKNGSTLKFSRDLESDWTVKNDKPHYGLKEHAPVK
- a CDS encoding transposase, producing the protein MTPASHHDSPYLPLCVAGSCHTKSPIKKVYADKGYCGKPNRDFLHSNHIEDGIMRKDTTTAKLTDYEKERNKKISKKRYIVEQYFGISHLHNNAFRARFPRLIKNAIDAMFRQMAFNLLRGIRVVPA